Proteins encoded within one genomic window of Myxococcota bacterium:
- a CDS encoding NAD(P)-dependent alcohol dehydrogenase, which translates to MKAAVYRRYGPPEVVRIEEVPTPTPEPHEVRMRVCATTVGTWDAEARAFSFPLWFGIPLRLAMGLRTPRWPILGQEAAGVVDAVGSEVTNFAAGDRVCASLGLGFGGHAEFACVSSRGAIAHIPPNLEFAEATTLPVGGDNALHFLRMADVQPGERVLVNGAGGNIGVLAVQLAKHFGAEVTAVDAGPKLERLRKIGADHALDYTSEDFAAAGPRYDVIFDLVFGSSYARALSALTSRGRYLLANASLPSLLRSHWTNATRTQRVRSRFAASRPADLETLVELAGSGAIRGVIDRRFPFEEAAAAHCYVDGGSRTGAVVLDLAGPEASGGRGGS; encoded by the coding sequence ATGAAGGCAGCCGTCTACCGCCGCTACGGACCGCCGGAGGTCGTGCGGATCGAGGAGGTTCCGACGCCGACGCCGGAACCGCACGAGGTGCGGATGCGCGTCTGCGCGACGACGGTCGGCACCTGGGACGCGGAAGCGCGTGCGTTTTCGTTTCCGCTCTGGTTCGGGATTCCCCTCCGGTTGGCGATGGGCCTTCGAACCCCACGCTGGCCCATCCTCGGGCAGGAAGCGGCCGGCGTGGTCGACGCCGTCGGCAGCGAGGTCACGAACTTCGCCGCCGGCGATCGGGTCTGCGCGTCGCTGGGGCTCGGCTTCGGAGGGCACGCCGAGTTCGCCTGCGTGTCGAGCCGCGGCGCGATTGCGCACATCCCACCGAACCTCGAATTCGCCGAGGCGACGACGCTCCCCGTCGGCGGCGACAACGCGCTCCACTTCCTGCGAATGGCCGACGTGCAACCCGGTGAACGCGTCCTGGTGAACGGTGCCGGCGGGAACATCGGCGTGCTCGCGGTCCAGCTCGCGAAGCACTTCGGCGCCGAGGTGACCGCGGTGGATGCGGGACCGAAGCTCGAGCGGCTGCGGAAGATCGGCGCGGACCACGCGCTCGACTACACGAGCGAGGACTTCGCCGCCGCGGGCCCCCGCTACGACGTGATCTTCGATCTGGTGTTCGGAAGCTCTTACGCGCGGGCCCTCTCCGCGCTGACGTCGCGCGGCCGCTACCTCCTGGCCAATGCCTCGTTGCCATCGCTCTTGCGGAGTCACTGGACCAACGCGACGCGCACCCAGCGGGTGCGGAGCCGGTTTGCCGCTTCGCGCCCCGCGGACCTGGAGACCCTCGTCGAGCTGGCCGGGTCCGGCGCCATCCGCGGGGTGATCGATCGCCGCTTCCCCTTCGAAGAGGCGGCGGCGGCCCATTGCTACGTGGACGGGGGGAGCCGGACGGGCGCGGTCGTCCTCGATCTGGCCGGCCCCGAGGCCTCGGGAGGCAGAGGCGGCTCCTGA
- a CDS encoding branched-chain amino acid transaminase yields MSKVSGKKIWLDGAFVDWDAANVHILTHTLHYGLGVFEGIRCYRTTDGRSAVFRLEEHVRRLFDSARINLMDVPFDAATVEAACLETLRQNDLPEGYLRPLVFVGDGEMGLNPGNNDIRVAVIAWAWGKYLGDEGVERGIRAKVSTFSRHHVNSKMTKGKTCGDYVNSILAKREALLDGYDEAIMLDPQGLVSEASGENIFVVRDGVMATPTLHSVLGGITRATVLDLARDHGVPIEERQITRDELYTADEVFLTGTAAEVTPIREIDRRTIGAGGRGPVTETLQKAFFDVVAGSQAKYQDWLTFL; encoded by the coding sequence GTGAGCAAGGTATCCGGCAAGAAGATCTGGCTCGACGGCGCGTTCGTCGACTGGGACGCCGCCAACGTCCACATCCTCACCCACACCCTCCACTACGGGCTCGGGGTGTTCGAGGGGATCCGCTGCTACCGCACGACCGACGGGCGCTCGGCGGTGTTCCGCCTCGAGGAGCACGTGCGGCGCCTGTTCGACTCGGCCCGCATCAACCTGATGGACGTTCCCTTCGACGCTGCGACCGTCGAGGCGGCCTGCCTCGAGACGCTCCGTCAGAACGATTTGCCCGAGGGCTACCTGCGACCGCTCGTGTTCGTGGGAGACGGGGAGATGGGTCTCAACCCGGGCAACAACGACATCCGCGTCGCCGTGATCGCCTGGGCCTGGGGGAAGTACCTCGGCGACGAGGGCGTCGAGCGCGGCATTCGCGCGAAGGTGTCCACCTTCAGCCGCCACCACGTGAACTCGAAGATGACCAAGGGCAAGACCTGCGGCGACTACGTCAACTCGATCCTCGCGAAGCGCGAGGCCCTGCTCGACGGCTACGACGAGGCGATCATGCTCGACCCGCAGGGTCTCGTCTCGGAAGCCAGCGGTGAGAACATCTTCGTGGTGCGCGACGGGGTGATGGCGACGCCGACGCTCCACAGTGTCCTCGGCGGGATCACGCGGGCGACGGTGCTCGACCTGGCGCGCGACCACGGCGTTCCGATCGAAGAGCGCCAGATCACCCGCGATGAGCTCTACACGGCCGACGAGGTGTTCCTCACCGGGACCGCCGCCGAGGTGACCCCGATCCGCGAGATCGACCGCCGCACGATCGGCGCCGGCGGGCGCGGCCCCGTCACCGAGACGCTACAGAAGGCGTTCTTCGACGTGGTCGCGGGCAGCCAGGCGAAGTACCAGGACTGGCTGACGTTCCTCTAG
- a CDS encoding response regulator has translation MAASVLYVDDDRNLCQIVAKALVSEGYLVRTCHDGDEALEVLREHTPNLVLLDLMLPRRDGFEVLDAIRNAKGQDHLRELPVIVLTGASPTPAYAQRANALKAFDLLSKPVPLDKLLTVVQEAIRSSKGPMTAQEEPSEAPSRRRRSSGTFDRVPFPALLHHLHGLRATGTLHLAHEKKRKWVQLRDGYPVSIRSNLVRETLGRYLERTRSTDAGVIEAARREADKQSVRHGEILVAMQILSEEEVTQALREQADEKFFEIFSWKGGTFRFERGSQLQRANAMGLGRSPASLILEGVRTRFPLDRIDRYLDRQKGRFVRHGESPFYRFQDLHIDPEHDGILQEIDGTQKLSRFTGRDERLRRTVYGLLAAGMLELQAKPSVVPERRSPAAATTPSIDAVEERVVDPPRRDARREDPRHAELMALADQLRAGAPHEVLGVAADASPEDVATAYERLAAHSHPDRFKDGSQPLQRLAEDVFGRVREAYETLCSADTEPPQSVGPSPQELTAKREAREAREHQTAEKAFQAEIEFRKGEDALATRNYETCLVHFGKALELYPEEGDYHAHYGYALHLCHPGDAGMVAEAMEHVKRGVKLASHREKPYLFLGRLHKAVGRADDAEKMFVRAVQIEPECLEALRELRLIQMRRDKSKGLIGRLLRR, from the coding sequence GCGTCCTGTACGTGGACGACGATCGGAACCTGTGCCAGATCGTCGCGAAGGCTCTGGTGAGCGAGGGATACCTGGTCCGAACCTGTCACGATGGTGACGAGGCGTTGGAGGTGTTGCGGGAGCACACCCCGAACCTGGTGCTCCTCGACCTGATGCTCCCGCGCCGCGACGGCTTCGAGGTCCTCGACGCGATCCGCAACGCGAAGGGTCAGGACCATCTGCGTGAGCTGCCCGTCATCGTGCTCACGGGCGCGTCGCCGACTCCGGCCTACGCCCAGCGCGCGAACGCTCTGAAGGCCTTCGATCTGCTGTCGAAGCCGGTTCCTCTCGACAAGCTGCTCACCGTCGTGCAAGAGGCGATCCGGTCGTCGAAGGGGCCGATGACCGCCCAGGAAGAGCCGTCCGAAGCGCCGTCGCGTCGGCGCCGCTCTTCGGGGACCTTCGACCGCGTGCCCTTCCCGGCGCTCCTGCACCACCTCCATGGACTACGCGCCACCGGCACGCTGCACCTGGCCCACGAGAAGAAGCGGAAGTGGGTGCAGCTGCGCGATGGCTACCCCGTGTCGATTCGCTCGAACCTCGTGCGCGAGACCCTCGGCCGCTACCTCGAGCGCACCCGTAGCACCGACGCCGGCGTGATCGAAGCGGCGCGACGCGAGGCCGACAAGCAGTCGGTGCGCCACGGCGAGATCCTCGTCGCGATGCAGATCCTCTCGGAAGAAGAGGTCACCCAGGCGCTGCGGGAGCAGGCCGACGAGAAGTTCTTCGAGATCTTCTCCTGGAAGGGCGGCACCTTCCGCTTCGAGCGCGGCAGTCAGCTGCAGCGCGCCAACGCGATGGGCCTCGGCCGCAGCCCCGCCAGCCTGATCCTCGAAGGCGTGCGTACGCGCTTCCCCCTCGACCGCATCGATCGCTACCTCGACCGACAGAAGGGCCGCTTCGTGCGACACGGCGAGTCGCCCTTCTATCGCTTCCAGGACCTGCACATCGATCCGGAGCACGACGGCATCCTCCAGGAGATCGATGGCACCCAGAAGCTGTCGCGCTTCACCGGCCGCGACGAACGCCTGCGCCGGACGGTCTATGGGCTGCTGGCGGCCGGCATGCTGGAACTCCAGGCGAAGCCGTCGGTCGTGCCCGAGCGCCGGTCTCCGGCGGCGGCCACGACGCCGAGCATCGACGCCGTCGAAGAGCGGGTGGTCGACCCGCCGCGCCGCGACGCGCGTCGCGAGGATCCGCGTCATGCAGAGTTGATGGCCCTGGCCGACCAGCTTCGCGCGGGCGCGCCCCACGAGGTGCTCGGCGTGGCCGCCGACGCATCACCCGAGGACGTGGCGACCGCCTACGAGCGACTCGCCGCGCACTCCCACCCCGACCGCTTCAAGGACGGGAGCCAACCGCTCCAGCGCCTCGCCGAAGACGTCTTTGGCCGTGTGCGCGAGGCCTACGAAACCCTCTGCAGCGCCGATACCGAGCCGCCGCAGTCGGTTGGCCCGTCGCCGCAGGAGCTCACCGCGAAGCGCGAAGCCCGCGAGGCCCGCGAGCATCAGACCGCCGAGAAGGCCTTCCAGGCCGAGATCGAGTTCCGCAAGGGCGAGGACGCCCTCGCGACCCGGAACTACGAGACCTGTCTGGTCCACTTCGGCAAGGCGCTCGAGCTCTACCCCGAGGAGGGCGACTACCACGCCCACTACGGCTACGCCCTGCATCTGTGTCACCCGGGTGACGCGGGAATGGTGGCCGAGGCCATGGAGCACGTGAAGCGGGGGGTGAAGCTGGCAAGCCACCGCGAGAAGCCCTACCTCTTCCTCGGCCGCCTCCACAAGGCGGTCGGCCGCGCCGACGACGCCGAGAAGATGTTCGTCCGGGCCGTGCAGATCGAGCCCGAGTGCCTGGAGGCGCTCCGGGAGCTCCGGCTGATCCAGATGCGGCGAGACAAGTCCAAGGGACTGATCGGACGCCTGCTGCGTCGCTGA